The window gggtcggtgtggagtgagattcactctgtgtctgacaccggactgtgtgatgggacggtgtggagggagattcactctgcgtctgaccccgtgtgtgagtgatgggtcggtgtggagtgtgattcactctgtgtctgacaccggagtgtgtgatgggacggtgtggagggagattcactctgtgtctgaccccgggagtgagtgatgggacggtgtgttgggagattcactctgtgtctgacaccggagtgtgtgatgggacggtgtggagggagattcacgctgtgtctgaccccgggagtgagtgattggacggtgtggagttagattcactctgtgtctgaccccgggagtgagtgatgggacggtgtggtgggcgattcactctgtgtctgacctcgggagtgtgtgatgggacggtgtagagggagcttcactctgtgtctgaccccgggagtgtgtgatgggactgtgtggaggaagattcactctgtgtctgaccccgtgtgggTGTTGGGACAAATTGGATGGGGCTGCACTGTATGTCCgatacgggagtgtgtgatggaactgtAAGGTGCGAGCGCCTCTCTTTGTCTGAACGCTGGTGTGGGTGATGGctcggtgtggaggaagcttgaCTGagggtctgaccacgggagtgcgtgaaGGGAACGTGTGGTGGGAACCTCACCTTGGATCTCCGCCCTGGAGTGGAGGGAACTCAGTCTGCGCCTGACCACGGTCGTTTGCGATGGTGTGGAGGGACTTCAATCTTCTATCTCATCCAGGGAATTTGTGATTGATGCTGAGGGAGTTTCGCTGTGTGTCTGAACTGACAGAGTGTGTTGATGGATTGTGGAGTGGTCTGCCTCTGATCACtcgtgtgtgtgatggtacagcgTGGGATATTGGAAGGACGACATTCAGCGTCTGAATTAAAGTGGGCGAATTGGCactgtgagggagattcacagttaatttttcctgatttccagagcaaactTGTTACAAGGATTGGGTCAGAAATGAAGatcggtgttatttcatatccacgttTGAAACATCTTACCGTGGAGCGACGAAACAATGTTCAAACTACACATCGAGGCTTCTTCAATTAAATACAACAGAGGAAAAGGTACGTGTAACACCGTGAGGAGATTTATCCACAGcaatctcacactcccgaggtcagacacctACTGAATCTCCCACCgacccgtcccagcacacacccccggcgtcagacacagagtgaatctccctccacaccgtcccatcacacactcccggggtcagacactgagtgaatctccctccacaccgtcacatcacacagtcctggggtaaGAAGCAAAGTACACCTCCTGCTAAGAATTAATACTGTAATTTTATTttcacagaatttttttttcaacGCTGTCTGCCAtcaaaatagaaaatactggattggaaaatgtaaAGACGGGTGAGGTTCGGACttacagggctctgtgttgtTGGACTGTGTCAGTGCGTTTTGATTGCAGACTGACAGAGGTTTCTGGTAAAGGagagggtcagtgggactagtttggagactgacacgggtccaagcagagagtgggagagtATGATTAGTATGGAGACGGTCAccgggctgtggagagagagtggtgtAGTTGGAACTGTCTGGAGACTGACACGGGGCCGCGGTGAGAGAGCGGTGTATTGGGAACAGTCCGTGAAAAACTCTCGTGGTGGTTTCCTGGATGTATTTCGCTTTTGTTGAGATTGTTTAACCCTTTTTGACAGGAAAGTGGCCTCTAATGTCCTGTACAAGACACACTCTGGGAACCTCCATTGCACTGAATGTAAATCGTCCAGTAGGCGATCCCCTTGCAATCGTAATGAACACCATTTCATCTGCGAGACGGCTGCATCTGTGTACCCGGATATTCCTGAGGAGATCCAGGATCTCTGTCGACATCCAATACGGGAGTTATCAATCATGTGACAACCCCCGCTATCTCCCCTGTCTCTCAACCCCACCGACAATGTCCCATCTGCCCCTCGGCCCTTCTTTACTCCCCTATCCCTCTATCGCActctctctccatatctcctACCCTGTCTGACCCAATGCGATTTAAAGTGCCCCTCAGGCAAAATGAGCCAGCACtaccccccgatttaatcctggcctaatcacgggacaaatcGCAATGACCAATTCGCCCACCGGCAGTCTTTCGCCCTCTCCTTTCCGGCTCCCTCCTACGTCTGTCTCCCCTATCTGATCAACTCGATCTCCCTCCTCTCGCTTGCCTGTCAGCACAATCCTGTGCCTTCAGATTCTCGATTCCACGACCCTGGGGACTGTgcgcatccaccctatctgtgcacCCCGTCGTTTTTGCAGCTCTGCATCGTCACCCCTACGGTCCAAGGAAAAATGCCCCGACTTACCCCACCTCTGTTCATGCCTGTTCACACCGCGAGCACGGGAaatatcctcgtaaatctccctccaACCCTTTCCAGCTCAGTGCCATCTTTCGAACAGCAGGGCGACCAGTACTGGAAACCGTACTCCAAGCGCGGCCTCACCGACGccctgtacaacttcaacatgacgtCCTGTCTCCTGTGTCCGTGCCCGGACTGATGAAGGTCGGGTTGCCGAAGTTCCTGTCTGTCCGTGTCGCATGTATTCCACCGGAATAACGATCCGATTTTTATATCTCCGACTGAGATCAGTTCGGCACTTATATGTAAAGTtaatgtaaattacagtaaataaataaataaacaagcaaacaaataagtacataagtaagtaaataaataaatacagcgAAAATGTACAGGTGGGTTCATGAGATCGACATTGCGTTGACgtagggaagaaggtgttcctgaatcgttcagatttcaggctcctgtgcctcttcccGCTGGGAGTAATGATCAGGGAAATTGCCCCGTGCGGAGAGACGcgtcagtgatggatgccgccttttcgaGTCGTCGCAGCTTGATGATGCccgagatggtggggagagttgcgGCCGTGATGTAGCCGGCTGTGTACAGAACTCGCtacagcctccacaccaggcggcgatgcgaCAAGTCGGAATACTTCCATCGATCAACCGAAGAAATTAGCGATTATTCAATGTGAATCTAAATCTACACGCGCTCCTAACTTTGTCATCCCTTCTGTAGGGAGGAAGCTATAGGTGGTGGTGAACCCAGGTGCAGGCTAAGATTCAAAATAAATAAGATGGCAGGAACGTAATTGAAAGTTTAAATCACAAACCATAGTTCACGATATGCATCTCTTACGGTTGAGCACAGAGTGCTCTGCCCGAGCCCCTGAACTGCAGATATTCCATGGAGGAATCTGACAGGCAATAACTGGAATTCTCAGTCTCAAAGGGAAAACCCCAGATAACCACACTCCCGGGAAGGGGCGTGCAGAAATTTAGGTGCTTGCCCTTCAGCAGGGAACATGACACCTTCGTGTTGGCATGAATGCGTgggggcccaggatagatttacTGAGATGCTGATATCCGTGCCGTGTACCTCATTTCAGCTCTCTCCAATGTAACCATATCATGTAACCATGTTCATATGGAAATGAGGGAATGAAGGAGTGATGACGTCTGGTGTTACACCCGCTCCACCCGATATTGATCAATCGCTTCTAAGACTTTTTGCTGTTCTGTGTGGACAGGCCGTTGTTGTTGATTCCACACCACTTTCTCAACACCACGCCCTATTTACCCCCCACTTCCGCGTCCACTTCTCACCTCTTCCCTGCACTACATGTGAACACAACCACACGCAAAATCTTCCAGACATACACACAATTCAAAGCTAAGGAACGGCGTACTGCCTGGCATGATGGAAGGGAAGAAACTTCTGAACTCGGATGTGTGTTACGGGAACAGAAAAGCGGTTCTCTTGACTGAACGAGATTGCTCGATGGTACGTGCTCTTTACAGGTAATATGGGTAGGAAGATGGCGGCGGTTCTGCAAAGCTCTGTATGTACATTCGTGGCCAGGAACAGAAAGAACAATCAATTTAACATGGGGCTGAAGACTTCGGGTCGGAACGGGGGCTCAGATatgtggatcattgggctctcttccaaggaatATTCGACCTCTACTGACGAGACGGTTTTATTTCCATTCAATTTAAGCTTAATTGTAATTCCCTCTTAAATGAACACCCATGACTACACCCAGTACCAAGCTGCAAAACACACAACTTCAGCCGCACACCGCACAAAGCTCACATAATATGTATAATATATAGAGAAATGAAACACGTGTGGCATATCTGTAAAAACATTTCTGCTATAtgtacatagacacacacacacacacacacacacacacacacacacacacacacacacacacacacacacacacacacacacacatacacacacacacacacacaggcgccCAGAGGCTCCGATATATGCATCTATGAAGCTACATGAGTCCCAGGGGACAATGAATGCTAACAAAATCTACAATCGACCGCAACAAAGCTTGCCTTCTGCTGAACGGTCACTAGGGGGCGGTAGAGACTCCTGCCTAGAAGTCCGCCACAGCGCCCCCATGGCgtgcatctccttcatttcctcaGGCTTTAGTCATTCTCTAACATCCCTGAGCTAGGATGGAACTGAAatcccagcgggaaggtttgccaTTAAAATGGGGAGTGATGCGGTTTAAACCAGAATTGCAGGGGGATGAACACCAGAAAGGCATAGCATGTAGTGGAGTGGTTTATGGGACAAAGTCTGAAAGCAAAAGGCTGatcctgctgggactcatgttctgagctgcttgCGTTTCAACACAGGAAGCAATGTACGAACGCAGATGAGCTGATGGCAGGCGCCAACGCTCGGATGCATGATATTTTAGAATAGAGAGCAAAATCTATGAGCAGAGGtcggattttttttgtttcttttctctggagcgggGCAGTCTGAGGGAACAGCGGACAGTTGTTATTATCATTACgagagacacagatagagcagaCGTCAGGTATTTATAGCCCTAGGATGGAAATGTCTAATCGCAGAGCACCCTCATTAAGGTGAGAGCACGTAATTTCAAGCGTTGATGAGTTCGGAAAGTTTCTCTAGTCACAGAGAGTGAATTATGATTGCCAGCGCTGGTTGTGGAGAGAGTTTCCCAGGGGCGTTTAAAATGCTCTTGAACAG of the Hypanus sabinus isolate sHypSab1 unplaced genomic scaffold, sHypSab1.hap1 scaffold_666, whole genome shotgun sequence genome contains:
- the LOC132389815 gene encoding natural killer cells antigen CD94-like; translation: MDEGNTYVNVKFGETGPQSPSNEDPTSTYSELNFPKDEPLIVEDEDPAIASVRGEQPITAQTEQTCYKDWVRNEDRCYFISTFETSYRGATKQCSNYTSRLLQLNTTEEKNFFFNAVCHQNRKYWIGKCKDGKVASNVLYKTHSGNLHCTECKSSSRRSPCNRNEHHFICETAASVYPDIPEEIQDLCRHPIRELSIM